In one window of Epinephelus fuscoguttatus linkage group LG20, E.fuscoguttatus.final_Chr_v1 DNA:
- the dmc1 gene encoding meiotic recombination protein DMC1/LIM15 homolog isoform X1, which translates to MKMKCAEDQVVEEDTGYQDDEESFFQDIDLLQKHGINMADIKKLKLVGICTVKGIQMTTRKALCNIKGLSEAKVEKIKEAAGKMLNVGFQTAFQYSAKRKQVFHITTGSQEFDKLLGGGIESMAITEAFGEFRTGKTQLSHTFCVTAQLPGEDGYSGGKVVFIDTENTFRPDRLRDIADRFNVDHSAVLDNVLYARAYTSEHQMELLDFVAAKFHEEGGVFKLLIIDSIMALFRVDFSGRGELAERQQKLAQMLSRLQKISEEYNVAVFVTNQMTADPGAGMTFQADPKKPIGGHILAHASTTRISLRKGRGEMRIAKIFDSPDMPENEATFAISAGGITDAKE; encoded by the exons atgaaaatgaaatgtgcaGAAGACCAGGTCGTTGAAGAAGATACTGGTTACCAGGATGATGAG GAGTCCTTCTTCCAAGACATTGACCTCCTACAGAAACATGGGATT AATATGGCAGACATCAAAAAGCTGAAGTTAGTGggcatctgcactgtgaagggGATCCAGATGACCACTCGCAAGGCTTTGTGCAACATCAAGGGCCTGTCAGAGGCAAAAGTGGAAAAAATCAAGGAGGCTGCTGGGAAGATGCTG AATGTTGGTTTCCAGACTGCCTTTCAGTACAGCGCCAAGAGGAAGCAGGTGTTCCACATCACAACCGGGAGCCAGGAGTTTGA TAAACTTTTAGGTGGCGGTATAGAGAGCATGGCTATCACAGAGGCCTTTGGAG AGTTCCGCACAGGAAAAACTCAGCTGTCTCACACTTTCTGTG tcaccGCTCAGCTGCCAGGCGAGGATGGCTACTCAGGCGGGAAAGTCGTCTTCATTGACACAGAGAACACCTT TCGTCCAGACAGACTGAGAGACATTGCTGACAGGTTTAATGTGGACCACAGTGCTGTGCTGGACAACGTGCTTTACGCCCGGGCCTATACCA GTGAACATCAGATGGAGCTGTTGGACTTTGTAGCAGCTAAATTCCATGAGGAAGGAGGAGTGTTCAAACTGTTG ATCATCGACTCCATCATGGCTCTGTTCAGAGTAGACTTTTCTGGTCGAGGCGAGCTGGCTGAGCGGCAGCAGAAACTGGCACAGATGCTCTCCAGGCTGCAGAAGATCTCAGAAG AGTACAACGTAGCCGTTTTTGTCACCAACCAAATGACAGCTGATCCCGGTGCAGGAATGAC TTTTCAGGCTGATCCCAAGAAGCCAATCGGTGGGCATATCCTGGCCCACGCCTCCACCACACGGATCAGCTTGAGGAAGGGGCGTGGAGAGATGAGGATTGCCAAAATATTCGACAG TCCTGATATGCCTGAGAACGAGGCCACGTTTGCCATCTCTGCTGGAGGAATTACTGATGCCAAAGAGTGA
- the dmc1 gene encoding meiotic recombination protein DMC1/LIM15 homolog isoform X2, giving the protein MKMKCAEDQVVEEDTGYQDDEESFFQDIDLLQKHGINMADIKKLKLVGICTVKGIQMTTRKALCNIKGLSEAKVEKIKEAAGKMLTAFQYSAKRKQVFHITTGSQEFDKLLGGGIESMAITEAFGEFRTGKTQLSHTFCVTAQLPGEDGYSGGKVVFIDTENTFRPDRLRDIADRFNVDHSAVLDNVLYARAYTSEHQMELLDFVAAKFHEEGGVFKLLIIDSIMALFRVDFSGRGELAERQQKLAQMLSRLQKISEEYNVAVFVTNQMTADPGAGMTFQADPKKPIGGHILAHASTTRISLRKGRGEMRIAKIFDSPDMPENEATFAISAGGITDAKE; this is encoded by the exons atgaaaatgaaatgtgcaGAAGACCAGGTCGTTGAAGAAGATACTGGTTACCAGGATGATGAG GAGTCCTTCTTCCAAGACATTGACCTCCTACAGAAACATGGGATT AATATGGCAGACATCAAAAAGCTGAAGTTAGTGggcatctgcactgtgaagggGATCCAGATGACCACTCGCAAGGCTTTGTGCAACATCAAGGGCCTGTCAGAGGCAAAAGTGGAAAAAATCAAGGAGGCTGCTGGGAAGATGCTG ACTGCCTTTCAGTACAGCGCCAAGAGGAAGCAGGTGTTCCACATCACAACCGGGAGCCAGGAGTTTGA TAAACTTTTAGGTGGCGGTATAGAGAGCATGGCTATCACAGAGGCCTTTGGAG AGTTCCGCACAGGAAAAACTCAGCTGTCTCACACTTTCTGTG tcaccGCTCAGCTGCCAGGCGAGGATGGCTACTCAGGCGGGAAAGTCGTCTTCATTGACACAGAGAACACCTT TCGTCCAGACAGACTGAGAGACATTGCTGACAGGTTTAATGTGGACCACAGTGCTGTGCTGGACAACGTGCTTTACGCCCGGGCCTATACCA GTGAACATCAGATGGAGCTGTTGGACTTTGTAGCAGCTAAATTCCATGAGGAAGGAGGAGTGTTCAAACTGTTG ATCATCGACTCCATCATGGCTCTGTTCAGAGTAGACTTTTCTGGTCGAGGCGAGCTGGCTGAGCGGCAGCAGAAACTGGCACAGATGCTCTCCAGGCTGCAGAAGATCTCAGAAG AGTACAACGTAGCCGTTTTTGTCACCAACCAAATGACAGCTGATCCCGGTGCAGGAATGAC TTTTCAGGCTGATCCCAAGAAGCCAATCGGTGGGCATATCCTGGCCCACGCCTCCACCACACGGATCAGCTTGAGGAAGGGGCGTGGAGAGATGAGGATTGCCAAAATATTCGACAG TCCTGATATGCCTGAGAACGAGGCCACGTTTGCCATCTCTGCTGGAGGAATTACTGATGCCAAAGAGTGA
- the gspt1 gene encoding eukaryotic peptide chain release factor GTP-binding subunit ERF3A: MDPRDTAPDSWELEEDAEAPTAAAELPTAFAALNVNAKPFVPNVNAPVFVPSFLQASAVEMPASDGAPDPVASMEVAETAAPVENGGTDADMTTEEETWEQKEEPGGGGGGGGQEDLGSGGACEEGAARNEDEEMMMEEEEEEMPMPKVAPAPPDAPKKEHVNVVFIGHVDAGKSTIGGQIMYLTGMVDKRTLEKYEREAKEKNRETWYLSWALDTNQEERDKGKTVEVGRAYFETEKKHFTILDAPGHKSFVPNMIGGASQADLAVLVISARKGEFETGFEKGGQTREHAMLAKTAGVKHLIVLVNKMDDPTVNWSLERYEECKEKLVPFLKKVGFNPKKDIHFMPCSGLTGANLKDPVPECPWYTGLPFIAHLDSLPNFTRSSDGPVRLPIVDKYKDMGTVILGKLESGSISKAQQLVMMPNRHTVEVLSLLSDDVETDDASPGENLKLRLKGIEEEEILPGFILCSPDNLCHSGRTFDAQIVIIEHKSIICPGYNAVLHIHTCIEEVQISALICLVDKKTGEKSKTRPRFVKQDQVCIARLRAAGVICLETFKDFPQMGRFTLRDEGKTIAIGKVLKLVPEKD; the protein is encoded by the exons ATGGACCCGAGAGACACAGCCCCGGATTCgtgggagctggaggaggatgCCGAGGCCCCGACTGCCGCGGCGGAGCTCCCCACCGCCTTCGCCGCCCTCAACGTCAACGCCAAGCCGTTTGTCCCCAACGTTAATGCCCCGGTGTTTGTACCGAGCTTCCTTCAAGCCAGCGCCGTGGAAATGCCGGCCTCAGACG GTGCCCCTGACCCAGTGGCCAGCATGGAGGTGGCAGAAACAGCTG CTCCGGTGGAGAATGGAGGCACAGATGCAGACATGACCACAGAGGAAGAGACGTGGGAGCAGAAGGAGGAgccagggggaggaggaggaggcggaggacaGGAGGACCTGGGCTCAGGAGGAGCCTGTGAGGAGGGCGCTGCGAGGAATGAGGATGAGGAGATGAtgatggaggaggaagaagaggagatgCCCATGCCTAAAGTGGCTCCAGCACCACCAGATGCCCCCAAGAAAGAACATGTGAACGTGGTCTTTATCGGTCACGTGG ACGCTGGTAAATCAACTATTGGAGGACAGATCAT GTACTTAACTGGAATGGTGGACAAGCGAACCCTGGAAAAATATGAAAgagaagcaaaagaaaaaaatagggaGACATG GTACCTGTCGTGGGCTCTGGACACAAaccaggaggagagagacaagGGAAAGACGGTGGAGGTCGGGAGGGCTTACTTtgaaactgagaaaaaacaCTTCACCATCCTGGACGCCCCCGGACACAAGAGCTTTGTTCCCAACATGATTGGTGGAGCTTCACAAGCCGACCTGGCAGTCCTG GTGATTTCAGCGAGGAAGGGTGAGTTTGAGACCGGCTTTGAGAAGGGTGGACAGACGCGGGAGCACGCCATGCTGGCTAAAACAGCAGGAGTCAAGCATCTCATTGTCCTGGTCAACAAGATGGATGACCCCACCGTCAACTGGAGCCTAGAAAG GTATGAAGAGTGTAAGGAGAAGCTGGTTCCATTTCTAAAGAAAGTGGGCTTCAACCCCAAGAAGGACATCCACTTTATGCCTTGCTCCGGACTCACAGGTGCCAACCTCAAGGACCCCGTGCCCGAGTGCCCCTGGTACAC GGGTCTGCCATTTATTGCCCATCTGGACAGTTTGCCAAACTTCACCAGATCCAGCGATGGACCAGTCAGACTACCTATTGTCGACAAGTACAAG gACATGGGCACAGTTATCCTCGGGAAGCTGGAGTCTGGATCCATCAGTAAAGCCCAGCAGTTGGTCATGATGCCGAACAGG CACACAGTGGAGGTATTGAGCTTGCTGAGCGACGATGTGGAGACAGACGATGCAAGTCCTGGGGAGAACCTGAAGTTGAGGCTGAAGGGCATCGAGGAGGAAGAAATCCTTCCCGGTTTTATCCTCTGTAGCCCTGACAACCTCTGCCACTCCGGCCGCACCTTTGACGCACAG ATCGTCATCATTGAGCACAAATCAATCATTTGTCCTGGTTACAATGCAGTCCTTCACATCCACACCTGCATTGAAGAAGTGCAAATCTCA GCCTTAATCTGTCTGGTGGACAAGAAGACGGGGGAGAAAAGCAAAACACGACCACGCTTTGTTAAGCAGGACCAGGTGTGTATCGCCAGGCTCCGGGCAGCTGGAGTCATCTGCTTAGAGACCTTCAAAGACTTCCCTCAGATGGGACGATTCACACTGCGAGATGAAG GCAAAACTATCGCCATCGGCAAAGTGCTGAAGCTGGTGCCAGAAAAGGACTAA
- the rsl1d1 gene encoding ribosomal L1 domain-containing protein 1, which translates to MADTTPVVLDRAQVKKAVQALQAFLKTKSTSDALFLEDAQPISLLFTLWMVPREAQSIRIPLPHGQRPDTDEVCLFTRDEPKMTSDQTQRFYKKLLEEKGVKNITEIIPYSVLRTEYKPYEAKRRLLGNFDVFLSDDRIRRRLPSHLGKHFYERKKEPLSVNLQSKHLARDIQRVIQGTYLKVTNKGCCCMARIAHAGMTADEVTENIEAAVQTVVAKLRTKGPVMKLIHIKSQTSVALPIFTSDLNQLSELEKIKELARKKRGGKDKKEAEKNETENIKQTDATSEGKEEEEEEEIPQLVPMATPIKKPKLEKPSKEKQLEKAPKPAVAKKEGKAPNKKTKTAGKTDSKVKRKVPKVK; encoded by the exons ATGGCAGATACAACACCGGTTGTCTTAGACCGGGCACAG gtgaaAAAGGCCGTCCAGGCTCTGCAGGCTTTCCTGAAAACTAAGTCCACCAGTGATGCCCTGTTTCTGGAAGACGCTCAACCGATCAGCCTGCTCTTCACCCTCTGGATGGTCCCGAGGGAGGCACAGTCCATCCGCAT TCCCTTGCCCCATGGCCAGCGGCCTGACACAGACGAGGTTTGCCTCTTCACCAGAGATGAgcccaaaatgacctcagaccAGACCCAGAGGTTTTACAAgaagctgctggaggagaagGGAGTGAAAAACATCACTGAG ATCATCCCATACTCGGTCCTGAGGACGGAGTACAAACCGTATGAAGCCAAGCGCCGTCTGCTGGGGAACTTTGATGTGTTCCTTTCTGACGACCGCATCCGCCGCCGGCTGCCATCCCACCTCGGAAAACATTTCTACGAGAGGAAAAA GGAGCCGCTGTCTGTGAACCTGCAGAGCAAACATCTGGCCAGAGACATCCAGAGAGTCATCCAGGGCACCTACTTGAAGGTCACCAACAAGGGCTGCTGCTG CATGGCACGTATTGCCCACGCCGGCATGACCGCAGATGAGGTGACAGAAAACATCGAGGCTGCTGTCCAAACAGTGGTGGCCAAACTACGCACG AAAGGACCAGTGATGAAGCTCATTCACATAAAGAGTCAGACGTCAGTGGCCCTGCCCATCTTCACCTCAGACCTGAACCAGCTGAGCGAGCTGGAGAAGATAAAGGAACTGGCTCGCAAGAAAAGG GGTGGCAAAGACAAAAAGGAGGCAGAGAAGAACGAGACAGAGAACATAAAGCAAACCGATGCCACCAGTGAgggaaaagaggaagaagaggaggaagaaatcCCACAGCTGGTTCCCATGGCAACACCTATTAAAAAGCCTAAACTGGAG AAGCCATCTAAAGAGAAGCAGCTGGAGAAGGCACCCAAACCTGCTGtagcaaagaaggaaggaaaagcACCGAACAAAAAGACCAAGACAGCCGGCAAGACCGACTccaaagtaaaaagaaaagtgcctAAAGTGAAATGA
- the LOC125880878 gene encoding transmembrane protein 238-like, whose protein sequence is MSTSVQVEPVMERRYEGVGRCKCSFWFAVAHDILGVFIMMVGVFGGLVIHDLFIYAGAIIIFLSLIWWVFWYSGNIDVPPEELEDDVGLIKLKNRGLSRVVRRVSDRLSSRIRNSFRRSGPSIKADPAVNNRPSNAGSEVPLSTIYDATMASSSKELVRETLSI, encoded by the coding sequence ATGTCCACATCTGTACAGGTAGAGCCAGTCATGGAGAGAAGGTATGAAGGAGTCGGCCGCTGCAAGTGCTCGTTCTGGTTCGCAGTGGCCCACGACATACTCGGTGTCTTCATCATGATGGTGGGAGTGTTCGGAGGGCTGGTTATCCACGATCTGTTCATCTACGCGGGGGCTATCATCATCTTCCTCAGCCTGATCTGGTGGGTGTTCTGGTACTCCGGGAACATCGACGTGCCGCCTGAAGAGCTGGAGGATGATGTGGGCCTGATCAAGCTGAAGAACCGCGGACTCAGCCGGGTGGTGAGGCGCGTGTCCGACCGCCTCTCCAGCAGGATCAGGAACTCTTTCAGAAGGAGCGGCCCATCCATCAAAGCAGACCCCGCAGTCAACAACAGACCTTCAAACGCTGGTTCAGAGGTGCCACTCTCCACTATCTATGACGCCACCATGGCCTCCTCATCTAAAGAACTTGTCAGAGAGACATTGTCAATATGA